The Chitinophaga flava genome has a segment encoding these proteins:
- a CDS encoding aminotransferase class V-fold PLP-dependent enzyme: MLSLSIPRVSGLESYFSFYRKNIIGQQTYFESPFGPQRIIYADWTASGRGYGPIENHIQQEILPFIGNTHTSTTITGSSMSGAYEEAKAIVKNHVNANNSDVLLFCGSGMTAAVNKLQRILGLRIPERLASYTSALSLPPDEDWRPIVFVTHMEHHSNHISWLETIATVEIIGMTEEGTVDLLHFSFLLEQYKNRRHKIAAVTACSNVTGIRTPYHQIAQLIHAYGGWCFVDFASSAPYCDINMHPEDDGTHLDAIYFSAHKFLGGPGTPGILIFNQALYNNKIPDQPGGGTVKYTNPWGTHIYTEDIEQREDGGTPPFLPGIKAAMSIRLKEEMGVACMLQREEELLSIIFFRLSAIQNVEVLQSNVTDRLGVVSFMVRGVHYNLIVRILNDRFGIQMRGGCSCAGTYGHMLLHVDKPESYAILHGIQAGDLSCKPGWVRLSIHPTMTNDEINFILDAIEITVTHIREWGKDYYYDRGSNEYFFSGDANKGLRKIPDWFDVGRWTA, translated from the coding sequence ATGCTTTCGTTATCTATTCCCCGTGTAAGCGGACTGGAAAGCTACTTTTCCTTTTACCGAAAGAATATCATTGGTCAACAGACTTATTTTGAATCGCCATTTGGCCCTCAACGGATCATTTATGCCGACTGGACGGCCAGTGGCAGAGGCTACGGACCCATTGAAAATCATATACAGCAGGAAATACTTCCATTTATTGGCAATACGCATACCAGCACTACTATCACCGGCAGTTCGATGTCCGGCGCCTATGAAGAGGCAAAAGCGATCGTAAAAAATCATGTTAACGCCAACAACAGTGATGTGCTGCTCTTCTGCGGCAGCGGAATGACCGCCGCTGTAAACAAACTGCAGCGCATACTGGGACTGAGAATACCTGAGCGCCTTGCATCCTATACTTCAGCGTTATCGCTGCCACCTGATGAAGACTGGAGACCGATTGTTTTTGTAACACATATGGAACACCACAGCAATCATATCAGCTGGCTGGAAACCATTGCCACCGTGGAAATCATCGGGATGACCGAAGAAGGGACAGTTGATTTGCTTCACTTCAGTTTTTTACTGGAACAGTATAAAAACCGCCGGCATAAAATAGCTGCCGTAACAGCGTGTTCAAATGTTACCGGCATCCGGACGCCCTATCACCAGATTGCCCAACTTATTCATGCCTATGGTGGATGGTGTTTTGTGGACTTCGCCAGCTCAGCACCCTATTGTGATATCAATATGCATCCTGAAGACGATGGTACACATCTGGACGCTATTTACTTCTCAGCCCATAAGTTCCTTGGCGGGCCGGGCACTCCGGGGATATTGATATTCAATCAGGCACTTTACAACAATAAAATACCTGATCAACCGGGAGGAGGGACTGTAAAGTATACCAATCCCTGGGGAACACATATCTACACAGAAGATATCGAACAACGCGAAGACGGAGGCACACCTCCTTTTCTTCCTGGCATCAAGGCAGCTATGAGTATCCGGCTTAAAGAAGAGATGGGCGTAGCCTGCATGCTTCAGCGGGAAGAAGAACTGCTATCCATTATTTTCTTCAGGTTGTCTGCCATACAAAATGTGGAGGTGCTTCAGTCCAATGTAACTGACCGGTTGGGCGTAGTCTCCTTTATGGTAAGGGGCGTGCATTACAACTTAATCGTGAGGATACTGAATGACAGATTCGGGATTCAAATGAGAGGAGGATGTTCCTGTGCCGGCACTTACGGGCATATGCTGTTGCATGTTGACAAACCGGAATCATACGCTATACTCCATGGCATCCAGGCAGGTGACTTGTCCTGCAAGCCTGGCTGGGTGCGGTTATCCATTCATCCTACCATGACCAACGACGAAATTAATTTTATCCTGGATGCCATTGAGATAACTGTCACGCATATACGGGAATGGGGAAAGGACTATTACTATGATCGTGGTTCAAATGAGTATTTCTTCAGCGGAGATGCCAACAAAGGGCTTAGAAAAATACCGGACTGGTTTGATGTGGGGCGATGGACAGCGTGA
- a CDS encoding DUF4395 domain-containing protein produces MNNLIQFGETVEGYNIPVLNEREVRAAAGILFLATYTSLLFILFDGNFIPVKYVITFFLLDFLIRVLINPRFSPTLIAGRLIVRNQTPEYVGAAQKKFAWSIGIVLSAVMFYFFIIVNAYSIITGLICLVCLLFLFFEAVFGICLGCIFYRLFNRKKVQYCPGEVCDINSRQQIQKVSIGQLIILAMFITLIYVASGLLVERYSKAPHDLFKTAQSR; encoded by the coding sequence ATGAACAACCTCATTCAATTCGGAGAAACCGTTGAAGGGTATAATATCCCCGTACTAAACGAAAGAGAAGTCAGAGCCGCCGCAGGTATCCTGTTTCTCGCCACCTATACTTCATTGTTGTTTATCCTCTTCGACGGAAATTTTATCCCTGTCAAGTATGTGATCACTTTTTTCCTGTTAGATTTTCTGATCCGTGTATTGATCAACCCCAGGTTTTCGCCAACCCTGATAGCAGGGCGTTTGATCGTCCGGAATCAAACACCTGAATATGTAGGTGCAGCGCAAAAAAAATTCGCCTGGAGTATTGGCATCGTCCTGTCGGCGGTTATGTTTTATTTTTTCATCATCGTTAATGCCTATAGCATTATTACCGGTTTGATTTGCCTGGTCTGCCTGCTGTTTCTGTTTTTCGAAGCGGTCTTCGGTATTTGTCTGGGTTGTATATTTTATCGGTTGTTTAACCGGAAGAAGGTACAGTATTGCCCGGGAGAAGTATGTGATATCAATTCCAGACAACAGATACAAAAAGTGTCTATTGGACAATTAATAATATTGGCAATGTTTATTACTCTGATTTATGTTGCATCCGGTTTGTTAGTTGAACGCTATAGCAAGGCTCCGCATGACTTATTTAAAACGGCTCAATCCAGGTAG
- a CDS encoding sensor histidine kinase: protein MKKLYLIKRYKLYIWLIPIFLLLNLLGDVVEGAGDFPQRAVNELWLVCYLTVANYRLFEYALPAMSWKRWFESFLKVLLYCFIYSLGFFLWRSLGVTLHIYTVLDKTISIPERIGGLTGYSIGSVVIFGITRHIFNYVKLKQSSQQLQIESQQAELNYLKSQTNPHFLFNTLNNIYSLARDKSDLAPESILRLSKILRYMLYETSAPYTAIEQELRIIDDYIALEKLRYDESLQVNFSHDLEDSRQGIPPLLLVPLVENAFKHGVSETRDQPRVSIFLSVKKRVLLFTVENSTGDPADNNKVKENIGLSNLRRQLALLYTDYSLDIRPGDFMFTAVLKINLNSHV, encoded by the coding sequence ATGAAGAAACTATACCTCATAAAACGATATAAGCTGTATATCTGGCTCATTCCGATTTTTTTACTGCTCAACCTGCTGGGGGATGTAGTGGAAGGTGCCGGTGATTTCCCTCAGAGGGCGGTCAATGAATTATGGCTGGTATGTTATCTGACGGTGGCCAACTACCGGCTTTTTGAATACGCCTTACCGGCTATGAGTTGGAAAAGATGGTTTGAATCATTCCTAAAGGTGCTGCTGTATTGTTTTATTTATTCCCTTGGTTTTTTTCTCTGGAGATCGCTGGGTGTAACATTGCATATCTATACGGTGCTGGATAAAACGATATCCATACCCGAGAGAATCGGAGGCCTTACAGGGTATAGCATTGGATCGGTTGTTATTTTTGGAATAACCAGACACATTTTCAACTATGTAAAGCTGAAACAATCATCGCAGCAACTGCAGATAGAAAGCCAGCAGGCAGAGCTGAACTATCTCAAGTCACAAACTAATCCACATTTTTTATTCAATACACTGAATAACATCTATTCACTGGCCAGAGACAAATCTGACCTGGCGCCGGAATCCATTCTGCGGCTATCAAAGATTCTGCGGTATATGTTGTATGAAACCAGCGCGCCCTATACAGCTATAGAACAGGAGCTGAGAATCATTGATGATTACATCGCTTTGGAAAAGCTACGGTATGATGAATCGCTGCAGGTAAATTTCAGCCATGATCTGGAAGACAGCAGGCAAGGTATTCCTCCGCTGTTGCTGGTTCCACTGGTTGAAAATGCCTTTAAGCATGGTGTATCGGAAACCAGAGACCAGCCACGGGTAAGTATTTTTCTTTCTGTAAAAAAAAGGGTACTGCTTTTTACAGTAGAAAATTCCACTGGTGATCCGGCGGATAACAACAAAGTGAAAGAAAATATCGGTTTGTCTAACTTACGCCGCCAGCTGGCATTGTTATATACTGATTACAGTCTTGATATACGGCCGGGAGATTTTATGTTTACCGCTGTCCTGAAAATAAACCTCAACAGTCATGTCTAG
- a CDS encoding LytR/AlgR family response regulator transcription factor — MSSIKCIIIEDEPLAAKVLKDYVSAVPFLELQGIFKDAILASEFLLHNKTDLIFLDIHLPRLKGMAFLKTLTNPPSVIVTTAYHQYAVEGFNLNVTDYLLKPIEFERFFTAVNKVKAATRRGIEEVRDFIFVYVQKRRVKIRFSEILYIESQREYIKIVTISSEYLSKMSTNEIEELLPGHIFKRIHRSFIVSINQIDSYTAEVVEIKGKPIPIGRGYKDILDKL; from the coding sequence ATGTCTAGCATAAAATGCATTATTATAGAAGATGAGCCACTGGCTGCAAAAGTGCTGAAGGATTACGTTTCAGCAGTTCCCTTTCTGGAGCTGCAGGGTATTTTTAAAGATGCAATCCTTGCTTCAGAATTTCTGTTGCATAATAAAACGGACCTCATCTTTCTGGATATCCATCTGCCGAGGCTGAAAGGGATGGCTTTTCTCAAAACACTGACCAATCCGCCTTCCGTGATTGTTACCACTGCCTATCATCAGTATGCAGTAGAGGGTTTTAACCTGAATGTAACAGATTACCTGCTGAAGCCTATTGAATTTGAACGTTTTTTTACAGCTGTTAATAAAGTAAAAGCAGCCACCCGCCGGGGAATAGAGGAGGTCAGGGATTTTATTTTCGTATATGTGCAAAAAAGGAGAGTGAAAATCCGGTTTTCGGAGATATTGTATATAGAAAGCCAGCGGGAGTACATTAAAATCGTGACCATCAGCAGTGAATACCTGTCCAAGATGAGTACCAATGAGATTGAAGAGCTGCTGCCTGGGCATATTTTCAAACGTATACATCGCTCTTTCATTGTTTCTATTAATCAGATTGATTCCTATACTGCTGAAGTAGTGGAGATAAAAGGGAAGCCCATTCCTATTGGAAGAGGATATAAGGACATACTGGATAAATTGTAG
- a CDS encoding BlaI/MecI/CopY family transcriptional regulator — protein sequence MEKLTQQEEAAMLAIWKRGKGFVKDFLEAHPAPAPPYTTLASTIKNLEKKGFVESHKVGNVYEYTPIIKEETYKNRFMSGFVKDYFANSYKELVSFFAKEKKISPEELKEIIRMIENGK from the coding sequence ATGGAAAAGCTCACCCAACAGGAAGAAGCTGCCATGCTGGCGATATGGAAAAGGGGGAAAGGGTTTGTGAAAGACTTCCTGGAAGCGCATCCTGCACCGGCGCCGCCATATACTACACTAGCTTCTACCATTAAAAATCTGGAAAAGAAAGGGTTTGTGGAAAGTCATAAGGTAGGTAACGTATATGAATATACGCCGATCATAAAAGAAGAGACCTACAAAAACAGGTTCATGAGTGGTTTTGTAAAAGACTACTTCGCGAACTCTTATAAGGAGCTGGTATCTTTCTTCGCCAAAGAAAAGAAGATTAGTCCTGAAGAGCTGAAAGAAATTATCCGGATGATTGAAAATGGTAAATAA
- a CDS encoding M56 family metallopeptidase has translation MIPAILIYLLKANIALTLFFLAYWLGLRRLTFYTLNRVFLLTGIAFSSLFPLVAVNSFVNRHQAIAGGMTYLPDLEALKTHADTFTVWTLLVYLFWAGVTVMAIRFSIQLFSLWTIHRKSRPGVVEGTAVRTLQKELSPFSFFRHIYINPSLHQPEEIPAILCHEQVHVKQWHSADVILGELNNIFYWFNPGAWMMKTAIRENLEFITDRYLLKQGIDKKTYQYSLIQVSGIPYATAIANNFNFSHLKNRIIMMNRKQSSAIQVVRYGAFGVLVGGLVLSLNYSRASVVNHRVVFAPAAVQPKDSISSREAVFVAGPAAPERTASPKARPAVSVANPAPAPAAAPAPAPKEAAPAGVAAAGGPATVTLSRGNTASGDGPLYLLNGRLITDGEMRALNADDIESISVYKGASADAYVAQYGESARNGVVEIFTKSWAAANKKTMSGQAFIVKNTTISGTANRVPAATGVGGKVTLMGNAIMVNSTSASVQDAAGNILSADKIVLLSKGEQGSTNANKDDKDARQAKVESDAKP, from the coding sequence ATGATACCTGCCATACTGATTTACCTCCTGAAGGCCAATATTGCGCTGACCCTTTTTTTTCTTGCTTACTGGCTGGGATTAAGAAGACTGACTTTTTACACCCTTAACAGGGTGTTCCTGTTGACCGGCATTGCTTTTTCCTCTTTATTTCCATTGGTAGCTGTTAATTCATTTGTCAACCGGCACCAGGCTATTGCCGGTGGCATGACTTATCTGCCAGATCTCGAAGCGCTCAAAACCCATGCCGACACTTTCACTGTTTGGACCTTGCTGGTTTATCTGTTCTGGGCAGGTGTAACGGTAATGGCTATACGTTTTTCTATTCAGCTCTTTTCACTCTGGACGATCCACCGGAAGTCCAGGCCTGGTGTGGTAGAAGGCACTGCCGTACGGACATTGCAGAAGGAGCTGTCTCCCTTCTCGTTTTTCCGGCATATCTACATTAATCCTTCCCTGCATCAGCCGGAAGAAATACCGGCTATCCTCTGCCATGAGCAGGTACATGTGAAACAATGGCACAGCGCCGATGTAATACTGGGGGAACTGAATAATATTTTTTACTGGTTTAACCCCGGCGCCTGGATGATGAAAACGGCGATTCGCGAGAACCTTGAGTTTATTACTGATCGTTATCTCCTGAAGCAGGGCATAGATAAAAAAACATATCAATACAGTCTGATACAAGTTAGTGGGATCCCATATGCGACGGCCATCGCAAACAATTTCAATTTCTCACATTTAAAAAACAGGATCATTATGATGAACAGGAAACAGTCATCAGCCATCCAGGTGGTACGCTATGGAGCTTTCGGCGTACTGGTCGGAGGCCTGGTATTATCACTCAATTACAGCCGGGCATCGGTGGTAAACCACCGGGTGGTATTTGCCCCTGCAGCTGTGCAACCAAAAGATTCCATCAGTTCACGTGAGGCGGTTTTTGTTGCCGGACCGGCAGCACCGGAGCGCACTGCTTCCCCAAAAGCCAGGCCTGCCGTATCTGTAGCCAACCCGGCCCCAGCTCCGGCGGCGGCCCCAGCACCAGCCCCTAAAGAAGCAGCACCGGCAGGTGTAGCAGCTGCTGGCGGACCTGCGACCGTTACCCTCAGCCGTGGTAATACGGCTAGTGGCGACGGACCTTTGTATCTGCTAAACGGCAGACTCATCACCGATGGAGAAATGCGCGCGCTCAATGCGGATGATATTGAATCCATCAGTGTTTACAAAGGCGCTTCTGCAGATGCCTATGTAGCACAATACGGCGAATCTGCCCGCAACGGTGTGGTGGAGATATTTACCAAATCCTGGGCTGCTGCCAATAAAAAAACAATGAGTGGTCAGGCATTTATAGTAAAAAATACGACCATCTCCGGAACAGCCAATCGTGTACCTGCAGCTACTGGCGTTGGCGGCAAAGTGACGCTGATGGGAAATGCTATTATGGTCAACTCAACTAGTGCATCTGTACAGGATGCTGCAGGCAATATTTTGTCTGCTGATAAAATTGTCCTTCTCTCCAAAGGAGAGCAAGGAAGCACCAATGCCAATAAAGATGATAAAGATGCCAGACAAGCAAAAGTAGAATCAGACGCTAAACCCTGA
- a CDS encoding redoxin domain-containing protein, whose amino-acid sequence MLQKGDKAPDFTLQAAPGKPLRLSDLHGQNVILAFYPADWSPVCSDQMALYNEMLRFFEKYNAMLLGISVDGVWCHQAFAKDRNLHFNLLSDFEPKGAVSRQYGVYMDGVSQRALFVIDQQRMIQWSYLSPIDQNPGADGILQALESITMTA is encoded by the coding sequence ATGTTACAAAAAGGCGATAAAGCACCCGATTTTACTCTCCAGGCAGCTCCGGGCAAACCTCTCCGGCTGTCGGACCTGCATGGCCAAAATGTGATCCTCGCATTTTATCCGGCCGACTGGAGCCCCGTTTGCAGCGACCAGATGGCCCTGTACAATGAAATGCTCCGTTTCTTCGAAAAGTATAACGCTATGCTGCTAGGTATTTCTGTAGATGGCGTGTGGTGTCATCAGGCATTTGCGAAAGACAGAAACCTGCATTTCAACCTGCTGTCGGATTTTGAACCCAAAGGGGCGGTGTCTCGCCAGTACGGCGTGTATATGGATGGCGTTAGTCAGCGTGCACTGTTTGTCATCGATCAGCAAAGGATGATACAATGGAGCTATCTGTCGCCTATCGATCAAAACCCCGGTGCTGATGGTATTCTGCAGGCACTGGAATCCATAACGATGACCGCCTGA
- a CDS encoding DsbA family protein: protein MLTPPITSRDHVTGNPQGTVEIVEYGDFQCPYCGEAFGVVRDLLRSADNIKFVFRHFPLAESHEYAMDAAIAAEAAGRQQQFWHMHDALYLHQRQLNDNLFMELARELKLDLDQFEDDMQDNRLVSKVEADFESGVRSGVNGTPTFFINGKRYNGDYRNLLSVVRH from the coding sequence ATGCTTACACCTCCCATTACCAGCCGTGATCATGTAACCGGCAATCCCCAGGGCACTGTGGAGATTGTAGAATACGGAGATTTTCAATGCCCCTACTGTGGAGAAGCTTTCGGTGTAGTCCGTGACCTGTTGCGGTCTGCGGATAATATCAAATTTGTATTCCGGCATTTCCCACTGGCGGAATCTCATGAGTACGCCATGGATGCGGCTATAGCAGCCGAAGCAGCCGGCAGGCAGCAGCAGTTCTGGCATATGCACGATGCCCTTTACCTCCATCAGCGGCAGCTGAATGATAACCTGTTTATGGAACTGGCCCGAGAACTGAAGCTGGACCTCGACCAGTTTGAAGATGATATGCAGGATAACCGCCTGGTCAGCAAAGTGGAAGCTGACTTCGAAAGTGGTGTGCGCAGCGGTGTGAATGGCACACCGACTTTCTTTATCAATGGCAAAAGATATAACGGGGACTATCGTAATCTGTTATCAGTGGTGCGTCACTGA
- a CDS encoding formylglycine-generating enzyme family protein produces the protein MSRHLIYLSILTSLTACAGNSRPAVQQDTTSAITGTDTLNRMVLVPGGTFSMGADDSTGMPDEYPKHSVKVDSFWMDEHEVTNREFAAFVAATGYVTTAEKPISKEELMATLPPGSAEPDSSMLAAGALVFTPPNHAVPFNDVSQWWSFIAGASWQHPEGPGSDIKGRENHPVTQVSWHDAQTYAKWAGKRLPTEAEWEYAARGGLSNQIYPWGSEALTAGKPKANTWNGNFPYKNTHTDGFENTAPVKSYNPNGYQLYDMSGNVWEWVSDLYDARYYAQVENGAANPSGPAKGYDPEDPALEKHVIRGGSYMCSDEYCRGYRVSARMKTTPESGLANLGFRCVRSVTHH, from the coding sequence CGGCCTGTGCGGGCAACAGCCGGCCAGCCGTTCAACAGGATACGACCTCCGCTATCACTGGCACGGATACACTCAATAGGATGGTATTGGTTCCAGGTGGCACTTTCAGCATGGGTGCCGATGACAGTACCGGCATGCCTGATGAGTATCCCAAACATAGTGTGAAAGTAGATAGTTTCTGGATGGATGAACATGAAGTTACCAACCGTGAATTTGCTGCCTTTGTAGCGGCCACCGGTTATGTGACCACCGCCGAAAAGCCGATTTCCAAAGAAGAACTGATGGCCACCCTGCCTCCGGGCTCTGCTGAACCAGACAGCAGCATGCTGGCGGCCGGAGCACTGGTGTTTACACCGCCCAATCATGCAGTACCTTTCAACGATGTATCGCAGTGGTGGAGCTTTATCGCCGGCGCCAGCTGGCAGCATCCGGAAGGCCCGGGAAGTGATATCAAAGGCCGGGAAAATCATCCTGTAACACAGGTATCCTGGCATGATGCACAGACTTACGCCAAATGGGCCGGCAAACGCCTACCCACCGAAGCAGAGTGGGAATATGCAGCCAGAGGCGGCCTTTCCAACCAGATATACCCCTGGGGCAGTGAAGCCCTGACTGCAGGCAAACCTAAAGCCAACACCTGGAATGGTAATTTTCCCTATAAAAACACTCATACAGATGGATTTGAAAACACTGCGCCTGTAAAATCGTATAACCCTAATGGTTATCAGCTGTATGATATGTCCGGTAATGTATGGGAATGGGTGTCTGATCTGTATGATGCCCGTTATTACGCACAGGTGGAAAATGGTGCCGCCAACCCTTCCGGGCCAGCCAAAGGATATGATCCGGAAGATCCGGCGCTGGAAAAACATGTGATCAGGGGAGGTTCCTATATGTGCAGTGACGAGTATTGCCGTGGGTACAGAGTATCTGCCAGGATGAAAACAACTCCTGAATCGGGCCTGGCCAATCTGGGATTCCGTTGTGTACGATCAGTGACGCACCACTGA